In one window of Palaemon carinicauda isolate YSFRI2023 chromosome 2, ASM3689809v2, whole genome shotgun sequence DNA:
- the LOC137618764 gene encoding uncharacterized protein, with protein sequence MAVVTEVLNRWRRGLLGQTFLYAELFLLMALVFSSCSSSNRCSINQLKPKERIFSTNFAEGKELQIETFKGVWNPFQIKLWKKQENLYTMEFVNRFSTLQMNVRNAGKILLREELQIDFGRNEMMIFAFKIGESGAWVVEVRKGDFMRAVQLTDVSLDEVDDIEVYNERSGGNRKVLFCNAEAQDTTTSPFCQTCPEKAPCPECKSCPVCQACPEKAPCPECKSCPVCQACPEKAPCPECKSCPVCQACPEKAPCPECKSCPVCQACLEKAPCPECKSCPVCQAYPEKAPCPECKSCPVCQACPEKAPCPECKSCPVCQACPEKAPCPECKSCPVCQACPEKAPCPECKSCPVCQACLEKAPCPECKSCPVCQAYPEKAPCPECEEVCSTYQADYKCSSSNSK encoded by the exons ATGGCTGTAGTTACTGAAGTCCTCAATAGATGGCGCAGAGGGCTCCTTGGCCAAACATTTCTGTATGCGGAACTCTTTTTGTTGATGGCTCTTGTCTTCTCTTCATGTTCTTCCAGCAATA GATGTTCAATAAATCAACTAAAACCAAAAGAGCGCATCTTTTCAACGAATTTCGCCGAAGGAAAAGAATTGCAAATAGAAACATTCAAGGGCGTTTGGAACCCTTTCCAGATAAAGCTTTGGAAAAAGCAGGAGAATCTGTATACAATGGAATTTGTAAATCGTTTCTCTACCTTGCAAATGAACGTGAGGAACGCTGGAAAGATTCTCCTCCGGGAAGAATTGCAAATTGACTTTGGCCGAAATGAGATGATGATCTTCGCCTTCAAGATTGGGGAATCCGGAGCTTGGGTCGTTGAGGTTAGGAAAGGTGATTTCATGCGAGCAGTACAACTGACGGATGTCTCCCTCGATGAGGTAGACGACATCGAAGTGTATAATGAGCGAAGTGGCGGGAATCGGAAAGTTCTTTTCTGTAATGCCG AGGCACAAGACACAACGACAAGCCCCTTCTGCCAAACATGCCCTGAAAAAGCACCCTGCCCTGAATGTAAATCCTGTCCGGTTTGCCAAGCATGCCCCGAGAAAGCACCCTGCCCTGAATGTAAATCCTGTCCGGTTTGCCAAGCATGCCCCGAAAAAGCACCCTGCCCTGAATGTAAATCCTGTCCGGTTTGCCAAGCATGCCCCGAGAAAGCACCCTGCCCTGAATGTAAATCCTGTCCGGTTTGCCAAGCATGCCTCGAGAAAGCACCTTGCCCTGAATGTAAATCCTGTCCGGTTTGCCAAGCATACCCCGAGAAAGCACCCTGCCCTGAATGTAAATCCTGTCCGGTTTGCCAAGCATGCCCCGAGAAAGCACCCTGCCCTGAATGTAAATCCTGTCCGGTTTGCCAAGCATGCCCCGAAAAAGCACCCTGCCCTGAATGTAAATCCTGTCCGGTTTGCCAAGCATGCCCCGAGAAAGCACCCTGCCCTGAATGTAAATCCTGTCCGGTTTGCCAAGCATGCCTCGAGAAAGCACCTTGCCCTGAATGTAAATCCTGTCCGGTTTGCCAAGCATACCCCGAGAAAGCACCTTGCCCTGAATGTGAAGAAGTATGCTCCACTTATCAAGCAGATTACAAATGTTCTTCCAGCAATAGTAAGTGA